The Streptomyces sp. NBC_01298 genome contains the following window.
CGATGCAGGCGACGTACTCGTGCCCGTGCTCCAGGAGGTGTCGGGTGGCGAGCTGTGCGCCGCCGATGTCGTCCGTGACGACGGCGACGTCGTCGATGGCCTCGGGGCGCTCGTGGAGGAGGACCACGCGGGCGTCCCACGCCTCGATCTCCGAGGCGGCCTGCTCGCTCATGCCCTGGCTGACCAGGATCAGGCCGGAGACCCGCATCCCGAGGAAGGCCCGCAGATAGTGGACCTCGCGCTCGGTGCGGTAGTCGGAGTTGCCGACCAGCACCATCTTTCCGCGCTCGGCGGCGGCCTGCTCGACCGCGTGCGCCATCTCCGCGAAGAACGGCTGACGGGCATCGGGGACGATCATGCCTATGAGGTCGGTGCGGCGCGAGGCCATCGCCTGGGCGACCCGGTCAGGGCGGTAGCCCAGTTCCTTGATCGCGGCGAGGACACGCTCGCGCGTGGCCGGGGCAACCGGCCTGGGTCCGTTGTTGATGACGTAGCTCACGACGGCGGTAGAAGTACCCGCAAGTCGTGCCACGTCATCCCGCGTCACCTTGGCCACGCGCGGAAGTCTACGCGGGGTGACCTACCTCTGGGCAGGGCGTCCGGAGGAGGTCATTCCCACAGCTTCTTTACCCGCTCCCTAGTCCATCCGGGTGAGTGCCGCCGCGGCCCGCGCGGAGGCCTCGGCCGCCGCCTTCGTGGCCGCCTGCGCGGCCGCTTCCGCCGCCGCCCGTTCCACCTTCTCCGGGGTGACGAAGCGGTACCCGACGTTGCGGACGGTACCGATCAGCGACTCGTGCTCGGGCCCGAGTTTCGCGCGCAGACGCCGTACGTGCACGTCGACGGTGCGGGTGC
Protein-coding sequences here:
- a CDS encoding LacI family DNA-binding transcriptional regulator, with product MAKVTRDDVARLAGTSTAVVSYVINNGPRPVAPATRERVLAAIKELGYRPDRVAQAMASRRTDLIGMIVPDARQPFFAEMAHAVEQAAAERGKMVLVGNSDYRTEREVHYLRAFLGMRVSGLILVSQGMSEQAASEIEAWDARVVLLHERPEAIDDVAVVTDDIGGAQLATRHLLEHGHEYVACIGGIENTPSVGDPVADHVEGWRRAMQESGRSTEGRIIEAPYNRYDAYKVALEVLAKPDRPTAIFCATDDQAIGVLRAARELRIDVPEQLAVAGFDDVKEAALTDPPLTTVASDRPAMARAAVDLVLDDALRVAGSRRERLKQFPSALVIRRSCGCR